TTTCCGAAAAAAATTTGGAGATGAACACAGTTCATCCCGAATTTTCAAAAACTGTCTGAAATAGAAATTTTTTGATTATTTGAAGTATTTTTTAAATGTAAAAGTGAGTGGGCAAAAGGTTTGGGTTTTGGAAAAAAGTCATTTATTGTCGCAAAACACCTAACCCACGACCCAAACACTTCTAAATTTTGCGGTTTATTTCTTTTGAAAAAGAAAAATCCCGAATTTCATCTGATTAGATGAAATTCGGGATGACTCATGTTTATGTTCAGAAACTATGAAATTTCATTATGAAGTGGCTTTACTCGCCCGAATAGCTTCCAGGTATCGGTTTAATTGCTTCTTGACCACTGGGAACAGGAAGAACAATCCAATCATATTAGGGAAGATCATGGCAAAGATCATTGCATCTGAAAAATCCCAAATGGATTTCATATTAGCGGCAGCGCCGATGACGATGAATGTCAGGAACAACAGTTTGTAAACCAAATCGGCTGTTTTGCCTCTTCCAAATAAAAATTTCCAGGACTGCAATCCATAATAAGACCAGGAAATCATCGTAGATACCGCAAAAAGTACCACGGCAACCGTCAGGAATACGTTGGAATAAGGAATATATCGGGCAAAAGCCTGAGAGGTAATGCCGGCGCCTTCAAAGGAAACCCCATCGATCATAACTGCTCCAGATCCATCGCCGCCATATTCAAAGGCTCCTGAGAAATTGAAAATGATGATCACCAGGGCAGTCATGGTACAGATTACCACGGTGTCGATAAAAGGCTCCAGGAGGGCCACAAGGCCTTCAGAAGCGGAATATTTGGTTTTTACTGCAGAGTGGGCGATGGAGGCAGAACCGGCGCCAGCTTCATTTGAGAAGGCCGCCCTTTTAAATCCGATCAGGATTACTCCAAAAATACCTCCTGCTGCTGCTTTAACATTAAAGGCCTCTTTAATGATTAACGTGATAGCATCATCGAGTAATCCAAAATTACTGAAAATGATGTAAAGACAGGCAAGCAGGTAGAAGATGGCCATAAATGGAACGATCTTTTCCGTTACGGAAGCAATACGCTTTATTCCACCAATGATGATGATGCCCACGAAAAAAGCCAAAACGAATCCAATGATCGTCCCTGCACTCGTGCTTTGCATCCCCAGCAGATCCTTTAAAACGATAGTGGCCTGGTTGGATTGGGCGGCATTCCCCCCGCCAAAAGAACCTCCAATGGCGAATACGGCGAAAAGGACGGCTGCAATCTTTCCAAAGGTGGCAAACCCTTTTGCCTTCAAGCCTTTGGTAATATAGTACATAGGACCTCCGTAAACGGTTCCGTCTGGCCCGATATCTCTGTATTGAACGCCTAGCGTACATTCGACAAATTTGGTGGACATGCCCAATAAGCCGCAAATGATCATCCAGAAAGTGGCTCCGGGACCTCCCAATGCTATAGCGAGGGCAACTCCGGCAATATTCCCATTACCCACAGTGCCTGAAACAGCGGTAGCCAGCGCCTGAAAATGACTCACCTCGCCATGTTTGCTTTCATCTTTTATGGTATCCTTAATATCTCCGTCAATGGGCAGGTCTGTTTCTTCCAGGCCGGCTTCGTCCATTTCGTCGTATTTACCCCGGACAATACTTACCGCAAGGGGAAATTTTGTTACGTTGACAAACCCGAAATAAATCGTAAAAAACAAGGCACTGAATACCAGTAAAGCTAAAACAAAAGGCACGCCAAATACCTGGAAAAATATTAGGCTGGAGAAAAAATTGGAAATGGGCTCAAAGGCTTCATTAATTTTCTCATCAATCCCTTTTTCGGCGGTTTCCTGAGCAAAACTCAACAATGGCAGGAGTGCACCTGCGAATAACAGTAAGATTTTCTTCATGATCAATTTTTTAGTTAACAGGTCAGTCTGTGAATTGTAAATTAGTAAAAGGATAATTTAAAAACCGGATAATGATGAACAGGCATTTTGTGCATTACCGGAGTTTAATTTTGCAAAAAAAAATATTTTTCCTGATTGAATATACAATGGAAACGTTAAGATATTTTATTATTCGTTTTAAACAAAATATGGAGTGAAAATTTTGCATGAATCGCAATGCTCCATGCCGCATTTATTATTTTCCTCTTTTTAATCCGGTCAATTCTGTTTTGGTTTCCAATTGTCCTCTTTTGTTAAAAGTTTCTTGTTTGACCAGCCCAATGCCATTACAGTACCAGCTGACAATGTGATAATTTTTGGTGATCAGCATGTTTAGATTTACATCATAAGAAAATTTGACGCATTCGAAGGTGCCTGCTTCTGTGGTTACTTTTTCCGTGCCTTCGACTGTACGGTTGGTATGGTCAATAGCCATGGTGATGATGGTGATGCCATTTGTACCTGCTCGGATCTCGGTATGTATATCGGGCAATTCCTGTCCGGTGGTCAAGCTGGAGGGGAGTTCAAAAACATCCCCGCTGATGTTGATGTCCAGATTTTCCAAAGAGGTCTTCATGTTCGGAGCCATCACTTCTGTGATGCTCATATTAAGGTTGTTGTGTACACAGGATACTTCATAGGTCCCGGTGGAAATATCTTTTCCTTTTTTATCCTGGTTCAGAATTTGGATGACAGCGGACAAAGAACCGTCTGGATTGTTTTTTACCTCGTCAACGGTGTGGACGGATTTTCCGGTCAACTTCCCTTTTTCATCAAAATAGGAATAACCCAGCACCGTCTCGTTCTTAAAAGGAAAATAAGTCGAACACTGTTCCTGGCTCCAAAGCCGAATCAGGGAAAGAGTGAAAATTACCAGTAGTAACAAACGTTTTTTGAAGATCATAGCATGTAGGTTTAATCAAATGTTAGAGTTCAATATTTATGTAAATGTATGAAAGACAGGGGGATTTTCAAAATATCATTTTGGATTAAAATCGGATAGTCCTTTATGGTTATTCTGAAAGAAAAAGGTTTGTTTTATCTTAGAAATCCTGCCTTGTGTTGTGGAATACCGCTTGGAAAAGGACAAGAAGTCCATTGTATTGAAAAAAAAACTGTCGTCTCGAAAGAACCCCGAAACGACAGCAGCAGCTGGAATTTTCCACTTCATTCTTAATATCTCCAGCCTAATAAATTGAACACCCAATTGACCATGACATAAATCTGTATAGCCGCTTGCTATTACGATTGTAAAAGTAGGTACATTCCACAGGTAAGAAAATGATGAAAGTCAGTATAAAAAAGTGACTTTCATCAATTTTAATAAAAGAGATATTTTACGTTTTGACAATGTTATTTTTATTGCGATTTTTTATGAACTTCGGATAAAGTATAATAGCTTAGATAATTATTGGAAACTTGATTTCCTATTTGATGTAAAGAGCTCATTGTCAGTATATATCGATAAAATCATACCATTATGCGTTACGAAAAAATTGATAAAAATCTGTTTGTCGAGAACAGGAAAAATTTTGTTAAGCGGATGAGCGATCACGCCATTGCCATCCTCTCCTCCAATGATGTCATGCCCACAAATGCAGATGGAGACCTTGAATTTGTTCAGAATAATGATCTTTTTTATCTGAGCGGCATTGACCAGGAAGAAACAGTTCTCCTGATCTATCCGGATGCATATAATGAAGCCTACCGGGAAGTCCTTTTTATCAAAAAAACCGATGCACTCATGCGTCAGTGGGATGGGGATAAATTGTCTCCGGAAGAGGCAACTGAAATTTCCGGCATCCAAAACGTATTGTGGCTGGATGATTTCGAAAAATACCTTCAGTTGTTTGCCTTTGAGGCCGATACTTTTTACCTGGGGCACAATGAACACATCAAACGCATGACCAAAGATATGACTACCCGTGAGGATCGGATGATTCAATGGATCAGGCAAAAATATCCTTTGCATAAACTGGACAGGGTAGCGAAAATTACCCGACATCTTAGACCCGTCAAGTCAAAATATGAGATTGATCTCATAAAAAAGGCTGCGGAAATCAGTGCTTTGGCGTATGATCGGGTGCGCAAAGCGATCAAACCCGGGATTAAAGAATATGAACTGGAAGCGGAACTTGTTTATGCCCTGACCAAAAGCGGAGGGAACCGCCATGCATTTAAACCTATTGTGGCCAGCGGTAAAAACGCTTGTGCCCTGCACTACAATAACAATGATGACATCTGTAAGGACGGAGCGTTGCTTTTACTGGATTTTGGAGTGAACTATGCCAATTATAATTCTGACATTACGAGGTGTCTGCCGGTAAACGGTAAGTTTACGGCCCGGCAGGAGGCTGTGTACCGTTCTGTAAAACACTGTTTGCTGGAAGGCTCAAAATTGTTGAGGGCAGGTACCGTCCATAAAGAGTATGAATCTAAAATGGCCAAACTTGTTGAGGAACAACTGGTGGAACTTAAATTACTGGATGCGACAGAGGTAAGCAACCAGGATCCGGCCAAACCTTTATATAAAAAGTATTTTATGCACGGAACAGCCCATTTTCTCGGGTTAGATGTACATGATGTCGGCCTGTATAGTCGCCCCATGGAAGCAGGCATGGTGTTTACCTGCGAACCGGGCATCTACATCCCGGAAGAAGGTATCGGTTGCAGACTGGAAAATGATTACCTAATCACCCCTGGAGAACCGGAAAACCTGACAGAAGCCATTCCCTTGGAGTTTTAACAATGGCTCATTTGTGCTTCAGGGTTTTTTAAAAAATCCGTTTAAATCAGTTTTATCCGTTCCATCCGTGTTCAATAATGCTTCGATGGAACCTATAAACTGATAAAACAAATTCTAATGAAAAATGAATCCTTCCTTAAAAGGATCTTTTGGGTCAATGACAAAAGTATTCATGCCCGTAATATGAGCCGTGCCTTCCACCTGTGGAATGACAGCCTTAAAACTTCCAAAATCTAATGTTTCGATCACGCTTCCGCGAAACACACTTCCTGTGATGCTTTCGATCAGCATACTGGCTCCTGGCGGCATTTGGCCCCGGGCATGATGAATGGCCATTCTGCCTGAAACCCCGGATCCCGTGGGGCTTCTATCTACTTCTCCTTCTGCGAAAATACAAACGTTCCGGCTGTTTATTCCTGCCGTTACCGGGCCTCCAATAAAAATAGTGCCATACAGGAAACTCAGGTCTTCTTCAAAGGGATGAAGAACGTTTGGGTCGTTTTGCATGACAGCGCGTTTGATGTCCATACCGGTTTTTATGAGGAGGCGGTAATTTTCCGGAATGAGGTCAAGCCCCAGTTGATTGGCATCCACGTAGGCATAAAATGCCCCTCCGTAAGCAAGGTCATAAATAACTTCCTGCCCAAGGGGTTCCACATAGACCTTTCTGTCCAGCCCGACGACAAAAGATGGAACGCAGTGGAACCGAACCGATTGAACGGCACGGTTTGATAAACGGGCGAAAGAAGTGATTCTGCCGCAGGGGGCGTCTATCTTCAGTTCAACTTCCGATCCTTTAGCTTCTACCCAGCCCATTTCCACGGCCAGGGTGGTGATGGCGATAATCGCATGCCCGCACATGGTGCTGTATCCCTCATTGTGCATAAAAAGGATACCAAAATCGGCCTCGTGGTCATTGGGGGGGAGTAAAATACAGCCGTACATATCAGCATGCCCGCGGGGTTCATACATTAGGGCTCTGCGCAAATGATCATAATTTTCCTTCACATACCGGCGATATTCCAGCACATTGTTGCCTTTTAATTCAGGAAAACCCTCCACGATGAACCGCAGGGGTTCACCACCCGTATGCATGTCGATGGTTTTGATGGTTAACCAATCTTCGGGAACTTTAAAGGTTGTTTTAGTCAGGATATTTTTATAGGTATTCATTTTGCCTGTTTTTTGAATTTTTCATAATAATACGTTGCTGCTGCGAGGTCTTCCAGGGCATGGCCAACTGATTTGAAAAGGGTGATCTGGTCATCGTGTTGTCTTCCTGGTTTAATGCCTGCAGACAATTCAAACAAGTCCGCTTTTATATCTTCTGAACTCATAATTCCTTTTTGAATGGGAATGACTATATCGCCTGTTTCCTTCAATCCACCGGAATAATTGTCCAGGAAAATGTCTGATCGGGTAATTGTTTCGTCATCCGCTTCGCGCATATTTGGTTTATAGGAACCTACGAGATCAAGGTGCTGGCCGGGTTGGAGCAGCTTTCCTGGAAACAGCGGAGTTTCGGAAAGGGTGGCGCAGGAAATGATGTCTGCTTTCGGAACGTAATGATCCAGGGAATCTATCGCCTGGATATTAAAACCTTCCTGTTTCAACCGCTCACTTATTGCCTTTGCTTTTTGGTGGTTTCTTCCGTATATCCAAATTTGTCGAATGGGCCTTGTGCTGCAATGAGCGCGCACGAGGTCGGGGGCCAGGCTTCCTGTACCAATCATCAGGAGCGTTGAAGCGTTTTTCCTGGAGAGAAAATCAGCGGCCAGGGCCGAGGCGGCGGCGGTTCGTTTGTTGGTAAGTGTTTTGGCTTCGAGTATGGCCAAAAGGCTACCGCTGGGGGCATCAAAGTATAAATAGGTCCCCTGGATGGTAGGCAAATTTTTATCCCGGTTGTCAGGACTAATAGCTACAATTTTTACCCCGGCATTTTTTTCCGGTTCCCAGGCAGGCATCAGGAGCATGGTCGAATCTTTTGAATGACCGGGATTTGGGAAATCATGGTGATGCCTCATGGGCACTATCATTTTATGCTCAGCGAAAGCTGTTCTTAAAATTTCAACCAATTCTGGAAAAGAGGAATGATTTTCAATAAATGTGCTGTCGATGAAAGCAAAGTCCTGCATGGATTGATTTTGAGTAAAAATACCATTTCTTTTTAGTAAAGCAGATAAACCTCCCCACTCAGCACCTGGTCATAAAGTGTTCCGTCTTTTTGAATACCCTGGAATTCAAGTTGCCAGACATAGGTGCCGCTATTAAGGGCAGAGCCGTTGAAAGTACCGTTCCACTGTTCCTGTTGGTCTGTGGTCTCAAAAAGGAGGTTACCCCAGCGGTCGAATATCGTAAATTTCATGGATAAAATATCGGAACCATAAACCCCAAAAGTGTCGTTGATACCATCGTGGTTTGGACTGAATGCATTGGGAACATAAATTTTCGTGGGGCAGATATTGCGCAGCATAATACTATCCTCCCCGATGCATCCGTGAACGTCGGCAACCTGAACCGCATAACTTCCCTCTAAATCAACGGCGTAGGTAGAACCGACTGAACCGTCCTGCCATTCATAAGAAAAATAACTGCCCGGGTCAAGGGTGAATTGGGCATTGTTATTGCAGTAAATGGTGTCCGGCCCCAGGTTGGGTTTAGGGGTAGGGATAACTTCCACCCCCGTATAAGCAGGGAAGGTGGCACAACCGGAGACGATCCCGATCACGGCGTAATCACCGGACATTCCTGGCTGGGCATTTTCTACTATTGGAAATTGTTGGTCGGAAAAATAACCCTCGGGACCAGTCCATTCGTATAAAGCTCCGTCAATATCCGTGGCACTCAACTGGATGGTTTCTCCCTGGCAGATCAGTACATCATCGCCTGTATTCACAGGTTGCCGAAGGGTGATCAGCAAATCTTTGTACAAGGTATCCGAAACGTTCAGGCAATTATTGGTGAGGATCAAACTGACCGGGTAGCCTCCCAATTCAGGGTAAAAATGAGTGAATTCAGCTTCCGTTGAAGTGGTTCCGTCTCCCAAATCCCAAAGAAAAGAATACCGGATGGGAGAAAGCCCCGTATCGAAAAGGATGGTATCGCCCAGGCACCCTCCATCGGGGATTTTGCTCACATTAATCGTATTATAACTGGCGCCTGCGCTATAGGCATAAGATTCAACCTCTCCATAACCGTAAGCTGTGGCAATTACGCCACAACCCTCTGATATGATGGTATGTGTTCCGCTACTTACGGGTATTTTGGCATACGTAAATTCATCATTTAACCCTATCGTTTGGGTCAGGAAATTATCCCCAATAACGTTTCCGTCCAGAGTAACAAAAGGCACGTCATCGGTGGACATCACCACATTGATATAATTTTCGCTGATATTTTCAAAGGAGGAATTGTACAGGGTAATGGTATCTCTGGTTTGTTCCACACTGTTTAAAAGAACCATCGAGGGGTCTCCGGAATTGTGACCATTACAGCCACTGCCTATAAGGTATTGAGCCACGAGAACTGGGTGATTGGCTTCTATATAGGTGGCCTGGGATCTGGAAAACTCAACAAATTCTCCTGCATTGAGACTATAACTCACTGCCGAAGTTGAATGAACGGTAATGTTTGTGTTGTTTTCAGAGGCCAATATCCTGAAAATA
This sequence is a window from Lewinellaceae bacterium. Protein-coding genes within it:
- a CDS encoding alanine:cation symporter family protein yields the protein MKKILLLFAGALLPLLSFAQETAEKGIDEKINEAFEPISNFFSSLIFFQVFGVPFVLALLVFSALFFTIYFGFVNVTKFPLAVSIVRGKYDEMDEAGLEETDLPIDGDIKDTIKDESKHGEVSHFQALATAVSGTVGNGNIAGVALAIALGGPGATFWMIICGLLGMSTKFVECTLGVQYRDIGPDGTVYGGPMYYITKGLKAKGFATFGKIAAVLFAVFAIGGSFGGGNAAQSNQATIVLKDLLGMQSTSAGTIIGFVLAFFVGIIIIGGIKRIASVTEKIVPFMAIFYLLACLYIIFSNFGLLDDAITLIIKEAFNVKAAAGGIFGVILIGFKRAAFSNEAGAGSASIAHSAVKTKYSASEGLVALLEPFIDTVVICTMTALVIIIFNFSGAFEYGGDGSGAVMIDGVSFEGAGITSQAFARYIPYSNVFLTVAVVLFAVSTMISWSYYGLQSWKFLFGRGKTADLVYKLLFLTFIVIGAAANMKSIWDFSDAMIFAMIFPNMIGLFFLFPVVKKQLNRYLEAIRASKATS
- a CDS encoding aminopeptidase P N-terminal domain-containing protein: MRYEKIDKNLFVENRKNFVKRMSDHAIAILSSNDVMPTNADGDLEFVQNNDLFYLSGIDQEETVLLIYPDAYNEAYREVLFIKKTDALMRQWDGDKLSPEEATEISGIQNVLWLDDFEKYLQLFAFEADTFYLGHNEHIKRMTKDMTTREDRMIQWIRQKYPLHKLDRVAKITRHLRPVKSKYEIDLIKKAAEISALAYDRVRKAIKPGIKEYELEAELVYALTKSGGNRHAFKPIVASGKNACALHYNNNDDICKDGALLLLDFGVNYANYNSDITRCLPVNGKFTARQEAVYRSVKHCLLEGSKLLRAGTVHKEYESKMAKLVEEQLVELKLLDATEVSNQDPAKPLYKKYFMHGTAHFLGLDVHDVGLYSRPMEAGMVFTCEPGIYIPEEGIGCRLENDYLITPGEPENLTEAIPLEF
- a CDS encoding proline racemase family protein, producing the protein MNTYKNILTKTTFKVPEDWLTIKTIDMHTGGEPLRFIVEGFPELKGNNVLEYRRYVKENYDHLRRALMYEPRGHADMYGCILLPPNDHEADFGILFMHNEGYSTMCGHAIIAITTLAVEMGWVEAKGSEVELKIDAPCGRITSFARLSNRAVQSVRFHCVPSFVVGLDRKVYVEPLGQEVIYDLAYGGAFYAYVDANQLGLDLIPENYRLLIKTGMDIKRAVMQNDPNVLHPFEEDLSFLYGTIFIGGPVTAGINSRNVCIFAEGEVDRSPTGSGVSGRMAIHHARGQMPPGASMLIESITGSVFRGSVIETLDFGSFKAVIPQVEGTAHITGMNTFVIDPKDPFKEGFIFH
- a CDS encoding ornithine cyclodeaminase family protein is translated as MQDFAFIDSTFIENHSSFPELVEILRTAFAEHKMIVPMRHHHDFPNPGHSKDSTMLLMPAWEPEKNAGVKIVAISPDNRDKNLPTIQGTYLYFDAPSGSLLAILEAKTLTNKRTAAASALAADFLSRKNASTLLMIGTGSLAPDLVRAHCSTRPIRQIWIYGRNHQKAKAISERLKQEGFNIQAIDSLDHYVPKADIISCATLSETPLFPGKLLQPGQHLDLVGSYKPNMREADDETITRSDIFLDNYSGGLKETGDIVIPIQKGIMSSEDIKADLFELSAGIKPGRQHDDQITLFKSVGHALEDLAAATYYYEKFKKQAK
- a CDS encoding gliding motility-associated C-terminal domain-containing protein; this translates as MEKKYLITLIIAGINLFLATGPLRAQTNEGTDFWFGFMQHRDNQNTKVVMITSKYNTTGTVSLPLENWSTSFSVIANTVTLVSLPNSAEVISSEEITFSGIRLTSGLPVSVYIHQYHNFRSEASVVLPVVSIGETYYVMSYNGVNIQGVDYPSEFLVVGTADETVLNITVSANTKLGKPAGTTFEVVLNQGETYLVQGAVGADDLTGSYVSADKPFALFGGNRWTEVPTGCSARDNLLEQMYPVSAWGRQFVTVPNIYMSYGIFRILASENNTNITVHSTSAVSYSLNAGEFVEFSRSQATYIEANHPVLVAQYLIGSGCNGHNSGDPSMVLLNSVEQTRDTITLYNSSFENISENYINVVMSTDDVPFVTLDGNVIGDNFLTQTIGLNDEFTYAKIPVSSGTHTIISEGCGVIATAYGYGEVESYAYSAGASYNTINVSKIPDGGCLGDTILFDTGLSPIRYSFLWDLGDGTTSTEAEFTHFYPELGGYPVSLILTNNCLNVSDTLYKDLLITLRQPVNTGDDVLICQGETIQLSATDIDGALYEWTGPEGYFSDQQFPIVENAQPGMSGDYAVIGIVSGCATFPAYTGVEVIPTPKPNLGPDTIYCNNNAQFTLDPGSYFSYEWQDGSVGSTYAVDLEGSYAVQVADVHGCIGEDSIMLRNICPTKIYVPNAFSPNHDGINDTFGVYGSDILSMKFTIFDRWGNLLFETTDQQEQWNGTFNGSALNSGTYVWQLEFQGIQKDGTLYDQVLSGEVYLLY